From Rhodovastum atsumiense, a single genomic window includes:
- a CDS encoding ABC transporter ATP-binding protein gives MDVSPRAAPPASDDRTWPLLRRLWREHIRQYRARIGVVLLLTLVMAGTQALYPEVIKSAVSMFERRDGRILYQVPILVACITAVRAVAWYAQSVLMTQVVLLVIRGLQERMFQHLSRADLARVEREAPAALASRFTTDAAAIREALGRAINGLADAVTVVGLVGWMIYADWLLSAIALVALPVAAVPVQRIGRRIRRTSGGMQERTGETATLLNESFAQARVVRAYRLEEQETARAAHAFDRLYRALMSMTRSRSRIDPLLEMLGGLAVAAVLGFAGWRAAAGGGTTLGGFAGFVAALLIASRPMRALGNLNAALQEGLAGLARVFAVIDEPPGIADRPGAPPLPRGNGRLEFDDVCFFYPDGRAGLHGLSFVAEPGLTVALVGPSGAGKSTALALIPRLHDVSRGAVRLDGADLREVSLASLRDAIGYVAQDTLLFDASVGANIRMGRPGASDAEVVAAAHAAAADDFIAALPQGYDTPVGPGGGRLSGGQRQRIALARALLRNPRVLLLDEATSALDSESESRVAEALARLRRGRTTIVVAHRLSTVRDADLVVVLAEGRAVEQGTHATLMERDGLYARLVRTQALALA, from the coding sequence ATGGACGTTTCCCCCCGCGCCGCGCCGCCGGCATCCGACGACCGCACCTGGCCGCTGTTGCGCCGGCTCTGGCGGGAACATATCCGCCAGTATCGCGCCAGGATCGGCGTGGTGCTGCTGCTGACCCTGGTGATGGCCGGGACCCAGGCGCTCTATCCGGAAGTCATCAAGTCCGCCGTCAGCATGTTCGAGCGCCGCGACGGCCGCATCCTGTACCAGGTGCCGATCCTGGTCGCCTGCATCACCGCCGTCCGCGCCGTCGCCTGGTACGCGCAGAGCGTGCTGATGACCCAGGTGGTGCTGCTGGTGATCCGCGGCCTGCAGGAGCGGATGTTCCAGCACCTGTCCCGCGCCGACCTGGCCCGGGTGGAGCGCGAGGCGCCGGCGGCGCTGGCGTCGCGTTTCACCACCGATGCCGCCGCCATCCGCGAGGCGCTGGGCCGGGCCATCAACGGCCTTGCCGACGCGGTCACGGTGGTCGGGCTGGTCGGCTGGATGATCTATGCCGACTGGCTGCTGAGCGCCATCGCCCTGGTGGCGCTGCCGGTGGCGGCGGTGCCGGTGCAGCGCATCGGCCGGCGCATCCGCCGCACCTCCGGCGGCATGCAGGAGCGCACGGGGGAAACCGCGACGCTGCTCAACGAGAGCTTCGCCCAGGCGCGCGTCGTGCGCGCCTACCGGCTGGAGGAGCAGGAGACGGCCCGGGCGGCGCATGCCTTCGACCGGCTCTACCGGGCGCTGATGAGCATGACCCGCTCGCGCTCGCGCATCGACCCGCTGCTGGAGATGCTGGGCGGGCTGGCGGTGGCGGCGGTGCTCGGTTTCGCCGGCTGGCGCGCTGCTGCCGGCGGTGGCACTACCCTCGGCGGCTTCGCCGGCTTTGTCGCCGCCCTGCTGATCGCCTCGCGACCGATGCGCGCGCTCGGCAACCTCAATGCCGCGCTGCAGGAAGGGCTGGCGGGGTTGGCGCGGGTGTTCGCCGTGATCGACGAGCCGCCCGGCATCGCCGACCGCCCCGGCGCGCCGCCGCTGCCGCGCGGCAACGGCCGGCTGGAATTCGACGACGTCTGCTTCTTCTACCCGGACGGGCGGGCCGGGCTGCACGGGCTGTCCTTCGTCGCCGAGCCGGGGCTGACGGTGGCGCTGGTCGGGCCGTCCGGCGCCGGCAAGTCCACCGCGTTGGCGCTGATCCCCCGCCTGCACGATGTCAGTCGTGGCGCGGTGCGGCTGGACGGGGCGGATCTACGCGAGGTCTCGCTCGCCTCGCTGCGTGACGCGATCGGCTATGTCGCCCAGGACACGCTGCTGTTCGACGCCAGTGTCGGCGCCAATATCCGCATGGGCCGTCCCGGGGCGAGCGATGCCGAGGTGGTGGCGGCCGCCCATGCCGCCGCGGCGGATGATTTCATCGCGGCCCTGCCGCAGGGCTACGACACGCCGGTCGGGCCGGGGGGCGGGCGGCTTTCGGGCGGGCAGCGCCAGCGTATCGCCCTCGCGCGCGCGCTGCTGCGCAACCCGCGCGTGCTGCTGCTCGACGAGGCCACCAGCGCGCTCGATTCCGAAAGCGAGTCACGGGTGGCCGAAGCCCTGGCGCGGCTGCGCCGGGGCCGCACCACCATCGTGGTGGCGCACCGGCTGTCCACCGTGCGCGACGCCGATCTCGTGGTGGTGCTCGCCGAGGGCCGCGCGGTCGAGCAGGGCACGCATGCCACGTTGATGGAGCGCGACGGCCTGTACGCGAGGTTGGTGCGCACACAGGCCCTGGCATTGGCGTAG
- a CDS encoding glycosyltransferase family 9 protein, with the protein MSNQIHVVVYVDLDLVGDALTKLPFLRALRNAWPDGHLTWVAGRGASAFAGPLRGLTTGLVDRVLERTGIGPELAAVLRTTRAGPPDVLIDTQSKLGTSLALRRVGARRFISPAAGFLLSDRRPWFRRAPPQLVARLLRLVALASGRPADPDGDLPQAPATAELAARLLPAGERHVALVVGAGGRHKAWPVTHHVELARALQGRGFTPAMILGPDEADWRAGLAAALPGARFPLQDATASGATTGPDLTIALARRCVAGVAADCGGGHMLSAARIPLVSLFGPTDPAKFAPWTPRLVVLRGQDWGGQATGDIPVTAVLEAVEKLAG; encoded by the coding sequence ATGTCAAATCAGATTCACGTGGTCGTCTATGTCGATCTCGATCTGGTCGGCGATGCCCTGACCAAGCTGCCGTTCCTGCGGGCCCTGCGGAATGCCTGGCCGGACGGCCATCTCACCTGGGTGGCCGGGCGCGGCGCCAGCGCGTTTGCCGGCCCGCTGCGTGGCCTGACCACCGGGCTGGTCGACCGCGTGCTGGAACGGACGGGCATCGGCCCGGAGCTGGCAGCGGTTCTGCGCACCACCAGGGCCGGGCCGCCGGACGTGCTGATCGACACCCAGTCGAAGCTGGGCACCAGCCTCGCGCTGCGGCGGGTGGGGGCGCGGCGGTTCATCTCGCCGGCCGCCGGGTTCCTGCTCTCCGATCGCCGTCCCTGGTTCCGGCGGGCCCCGCCGCAACTGGTGGCGCGGCTGCTGCGGCTGGTGGCCCTGGCCTCCGGCCGCCCCGCCGACCCCGACGGCGACCTGCCGCAGGCCCCGGCCACGGCGGAGCTCGCGGCACGGCTGCTGCCGGCGGGGGAACGCCATGTCGCGCTGGTCGTCGGCGCCGGTGGACGTCACAAGGCGTGGCCGGTGACGCATCACGTGGAACTGGCGCGGGCCCTGCAAGGGCGTGGCTTCACCCCGGCGATGATCCTTGGCCCCGACGAGGCGGACTGGCGGGCCGGGCTGGCCGCTGCCCTGCCGGGGGCACGTTTCCCGTTGCAGGATGCGACCGCGTCCGGCGCGACCACGGGACCAGACCTGACGATCGCCCTGGCCCGGCGCTGCGTCGCCGGGGTAGCGGCCGATTGCGGTGGCGGCCACATGCTCTCGGCCGCGCGCATCCCGCTGGTCTCCCTGTTCGGACCGACCGACCCGGCCAAGTTCGCACCGTGGACGCCCCGGCTGGTCGTGCTGCGCGGACAGGACTGGGGTGGACAGGCCACCGGCGACATCCCGGTCACGGCCGTGCTCGAAGCCGTGGAGAAACTGGCCGGCTGA